Within Raineyella sp. W15-4, the genomic segment GCACTTCGAACGAGCACTGCGATGGGCAGCGATCCATGAGGACTGGGTGGTCCTGCTCGTCGCCGAGACTCCCCAATTCCGGAACTGGCTGACCTCTCTGGATCCCCACCATCCGCCCGAAGGTGTCCCGGCCGGAGTCCCCGAAGCGATCACGGGGCGACCGATTCTCGTCGACCGCGCGATCCCCTCGCTGACCGATCGGCAACGGCGCGTGCTGGCCCTGCTGTCGGTGGGGAAGAGCACGGATGAGATCGCCAAGGAGATGTTCATCACCCGCAACACTGTGAAGACGCATCTGCGTCAGCTCTACCGCAAGCTCGGCGTGAGCACGCGCGAGGAGGCGGTCGGCATGGCCGAGAGATATCAGCTCCTCACTTGACCCCTCCGCCCACCCCCGGAAGGCCGACCAGAACTGCGCCGGTCGGCTCGCGCCCGGTCTCAGTGCATAATGGTCGCTCGGCGCCGATCCACGCTCCCGTAGTTCAACGGCCAGAACAGCTCTCTTGTAAAGAGCAGATCAGGGTTCGACTCCCTGTGGGAGCTCCATCAGAGGACCCTGCCGCCGCCGGGACGACCACGCTGTTCATCGACCCTGACGGCACCGGTGAGCGACTGGTCGACCGGCTACGGGGCAGCGATCTGCACGCACCGGACCACCTGCCGGTCGAGTCACCGACGTGCTGCATCGAGACACCCTGAGACCGGTCTCGGCTTCCGGAATCCGGGAGGCGCTATACCGTAGAGACCATGGCCCCCACCTCTCCCTCCGCCGGCGCTCCGTGGTCCGAGACCGCTTACCAGGAGCTCGTCCGCAGCGGTCGTCAATTCGCCGAACAGGTCCTGATCCACCTCGAGCGGCTCGCCGCGCTGCGGCCCGGATCGGATCCGCGTGATCTGGAGGATGCGAACATCCGCCTGGAGGGCGCCCTGCTCGACTTCCAGGACGCCCAGGTCACCTACTGCGGGCGAGGATTCGGCTTCCTCACCGACGGCGACGACGCACGGACGTCGTCCACCGGGGGCGCGGCCGCCGGGTCACCGGGCGCAGCCGGGTCACCGGGATCGATGGCGGGCCGGGGATCGGCCGCAGCACCCGGAGCGGCCGGGTTTCCCGGGTCGACACCGCGGTCCGTCCCCCGCGGCGAGGTCGTCTCGGTCCTGACCCGCCACGACTTCGAACTCGTCGACCAAGGGGCGGTCGAGGACACCGCCCAGCAGTTCGCCACCATGGCGGGGGCGACGCCGGTGCCGCCCGGTGACCTCGGCTACGCCATGGCGATCCTCAACTACATGGGGCTGGGGCAGTTGACCACCACCCCGGGGCTGCGCCCGCTGCTGGAGGTGAACGCCGTCTCGACCCGGGCCACCTCCCCGACCCGGCACGAGGTCGACGACACCGAGGGCGTGGACGACCTGTTCGAGCCCGGTGACGTGCTCAACTACCAGACGAACTTCTGGGAACCCGGCCAGAATCCCTTGTCATGAGCAACCACGCGTCCGTCACCCTGGTCATCGGGGACATCACGGAACAGCGCGCCGACGCCATCGTCAATGCCACCAACTCCAGCCTGCAGGGTGGCGGCGGGGTCGACGGGGCGATCCACCGCGCCGGCGGTCCGGCGCTGCAGCAGGCCTGCCGCCGACTGCGGGCGACGAGCCTGCCGGACGGTCTGCCGCCGGGCCAGGCGGTGGCCACCACCGCCGGTCGCCTCGACGCCCAGTGGGTGATCCATACCGTGGGCCCGCTGTGGACGCCCACCGAGGACCGCACCCACCTGCTGATGTCGTCCTACCGGGAGTGCCTGCGGGTGGCCGACGAGCTCGCCGTGTCGACCATCGTGTTCCCGGCCGTCTCCGCCGGGGCGTACGGCTGGCCGGTGCGCGACGCCGCCCGGATCGCCATCACGACGGTGTCGACCACCCCGACCCAGGTCGCCGAGGCGACCTTCGTGCTGCGTGACGAGCCGATGTTCCGGGTCTTCGAGGAGGCCCTGATCGAGCTGCGGGGCTGACCACCCCCGGGGGTTGGCCGAGCCGCTCAGCTCAGCGCCCCGGACGACCCGCCTTCCGCCGCCGATCACCCAGCAGCATGCCGCCGACCACCACGGCGAGCAGCACCAGCGACAGCCAGATGCTGTACTTCGCGTACTCCTCGACGAACCGGACGGCAGGCTCGCCGAGACGGTGACCGAGGTAGAGGTAGAGCCCCTGCAGGACCGCCGCCCCGATCGCGTCGACGACCAGGAACCGGCGCCAGGACATCCCGGCCGCGCCGACCGTGGCGTAGATGATCGCCCCGGGCAGCGGGATCGGCAGATAGGTGGCGAGTACGGCCGGCACCGACCAGCGCAGCGCGAACCGCTCCGCCCGTTCGTTGCGTCGACGGGCCCGCTCCGAGGTGCCGGTCATCACCTCCAGCAGACCGCGCCCCCACAGCTTGCCGGCCCAGAAGTAGACCCAGTCGAACTTGAGCACGCTGACGGTGGCCATCAGCCAGCCGGCCCACCACCAGGGGTCCCCGGTGGCCGACAGCGCCCCGATCATCACCACGGCGGTCCGGGACCCGGACACCGCGGCGAGCACGTACGGCGTGTAGCCGAGCAGCACCGGCCGCAGCGGCAGCATCACCAGGGAGTAGATGCCGACCAGCCCGATCCCGGTCCAGCAGACCAGGTCGCGCCGGGTCGGCTCGTGCGACCACGGCAGCGACGGATCGTCCCACCATGGCCGGTCCTGTTCGGCGGCCCGCGCGTCGGGCTCGGGGGCTGAGTCGCTCACTGGCGCTCCTTCTGGACGGCTGCTCGGATGATACGTGCCCGAGTCGACAACCGACCGCCGGCACCGGTAGAACTGCCGCCATGCGGCGCACCCTCCACACCACCCTGTCCGGGGATCTCGCTGGGCCGCTGACCGTCTACGCGATCGTGGCCGCCGCCGCAGCGTACGCCCCCACCCAGGAGTCGCTGGTCGTCACCGTGGACGGGGAGCCCGCCGACCTGTCCCAGTTGGTCGGCCCGCACGGCACTCGGCTGCATTGCTTCGGCACGGAGCCGGGGACCGCGCATCCGGTGCACTTCGCGCTGGCGTACGACGCGGTGCTGGACGGCGAGGCCCCGCCGCCGCTCGACGACCCGGTCGACCTGCCCACCTACCTGCGGCCCAGCCGCTATTGCGAGAGTGATCGACTCGGCCGGTTCGCCCGCACGCAGTTCGGCGGCCTCACCGGGGCGGCGCTGATGGAGGCAGTCAGCGGCTGGGTACACGACAATGTGGCGTATGTGCCGGGTTCCACCGGGCCCTCGCACTCGACCCTGGACGTGCTCGAGTTGCGTCGGGGAGTGTGCCGCGACCACGCGCACCTGGTGATCAGCCTGCTGCGCGCCCGCAACACGCCGGCCCGGTTCGTGTCGGTGTGGGCGCCGGGACTGGCACAGATGGAGTTCCATGCGGTGGCCGAGGCCTGGTCCGACGGGCAGTGGCAGGTCCTCGACCCGACCCGGCTGGCACCGCGCCGGACGATGGTCCGGATCGCCACCGGCCGCGACGCCGCCGACAGCGCCTTCCTGTCCAGCTACGGGGCCGGTCTGCGACTCACCGGCTACACCGTCCGGGCCGAGGTGGACGAGCTGCCGGCCGACGACCATCTCGCCCCGGTGGTGCTCACCTGAGCCGCCGGGGGCGCCCCGCGGCGGATGGAGGCGAATGGTAGCGTCCGGGAGAGCGCCCGGCGGCGTCTTCTGCCGTCCGGTGTCGGGCTCCGGCACTCCGACGGTCATACTGGGAACACATTCCAGGTCGGATCGTCGGGCACGTCCCTGCCCGTGGAAAGGAGAACCTCCAGTATGGCCACCGTGTCCTTCCGCGAAGCGACCCGCGTCTATCCCGGCGCCGACCATCCCGCGGTCGACAAGCTCTCCCTGGACATCGCCGACGGCGAGTTCATGGTGCTGGTCGGCCCCTCGGGGTCCGGCAAGTCGACGACGCTGCGGATGCTGGCCGGACTGGAGGAGGTGACCTCCGGCTCGGTGTGGATCGCCGACCAGGACGTCACCACCCTGCCCCCCAAGGACCGCGACATCGCCATGGTCTTCCAGAACTACGCGCTCTACCCGCACATGACAGTGGCGGACAACATGGGCTTCGCCCTCAAGATGCAGAACGTCCCGAACGAGGAGCGCAACGCCCGGGTGCTGGAGGCCGCGAAGCTCCTCGGCCTGGAGGACTTCCTGAACCGCAAACCGAAGGCGCTTTCCGGCGGCCAGCGGCAGCGGGTGGCGATGGGCCGGGCGATCGTCCGCAAGCCCCAGGTGTTCCTGATGGACGAGCCGCTGTCGAACCTCGACGCGAAGCTGCGGGTGA encodes:
- a CDS encoding transglutaminase family protein produces the protein MRRTLHTTLSGDLAGPLTVYAIVAAAAAYAPTQESLVVTVDGEPADLSQLVGPHGTRLHCFGTEPGTAHPVHFALAYDAVLDGEAPPPLDDPVDLPTYLRPSRYCESDRLGRFARTQFGGLTGAALMEAVSGWVHDNVAYVPGSTGPSHSTLDVLELRRGVCRDHAHLVISLLRARNTPARFVSVWAPGLAQMEFHAVAEAWSDGQWQVLDPTRLAPRRTMVRIATGRDAADSAFLSSYGAGLRLTGYTVRAEVDELPADDHLAPVVLT
- a CDS encoding O-acetyl-ADP-ribose deacetylase; translation: MSNHASVTLVIGDITEQRADAIVNATNSSLQGGGGVDGAIHRAGGPALQQACRRLRATSLPDGLPPGQAVATTAGRLDAQWVIHTVGPLWTPTEDRTHLLMSSYRECLRVADELAVSTIVFPAVSAGAYGWPVRDAARIAITTVSTTPTQVAEATFVLRDEPMFRVFEEALIELRG
- a CDS encoding DedA family protein — protein: MSDSAPEPDARAAEQDRPWWDDPSLPWSHEPTRRDLVCWTGIGLVGIYSLVMLPLRPVLLGYTPYVLAAVSGSRTAVVMIGALSATGDPWWWAGWLMATVSVLKFDWVYFWAGKLWGRGLLEVMTGTSERARRRNERAERFALRWSVPAVLATYLPIPLPGAIIYATVGAAGMSWRRFLVVDAIGAAVLQGLYLYLGHRLGEPAVRFVEEYAKYSIWLSLVLLAVVVGGMLLGDRRRKAGRPGR